A genomic region of Solanum stenotomum isolate F172 unplaced genomic scaffold, ASM1918654v1 scaffold7252, whole genome shotgun sequence contains the following coding sequences:
- the LOC125852984 gene encoding UDP-glycosyltransferase 101-like, whose product MNSNEALSIPSFKNLCPTKVLPKHLLDSRLASTLFFDGIHRFKETKGIIVNTFFELESFSLQALLDSKMVPKIYPVGPVVSFEKSGHFRNNSLEIESIIKWLDDQQDSSVVFLCFGSMGSFEAEQIKEIATALEHCGHRFMWSLRKSSPKGKVDIPTSYNNYEEVLLKGFLERTKEIGKIIGWAPQVAILSHPSIGGFVLHCRWNSILESVHFGVPIATLPLYAEQQMNAFLLVKELGLGEEIKLDYVVDFEGKNNQVDIVSAQEIESGLLKLMVKSEENEVRKKMKEMKEKSRVAMEEGGSSYNSLGFLIKDIITNI is encoded by the exons ATGAACTCTAACGAGGCATTATCAATCCcaagttttaaaaatctttGTCCTACTAAAGTTTTGCCTAAGCATTTGTTAGATTCAAGACTTGCCTCAACGTTGTTTTTTGATGGAATTCATCGATTTAAAGAGACTAAAGGAATTATTGTTAATACTTTTTTCGAGCTGGAATCTTTTTCTCTTCAGGCTCTTTTGGATTCTAAGATGGTTCCAAAAATTTATCCAGTTGGTCCAGTGGTTAGTTTTGAAAAAAGTGgtcattttagaaataattCATTGGAGATTGAAAGTATTATTAAGTGGTTAGATGATCAACAGGATTCCTCTGTagtgtttttgtgttttggtagTATGGGAAGTTTTGAAGCAGAACAGATCAAAGAAATAGCAACTGCACTGGAGCATTGTGGTCACAG GTTTATGTGGTCTTTAAGAAAATCCTCACCAAAGGGAAAAGTAGATATACCAACAAGTTACAACAACTATGAAGAAGTGTTGCTAAAAGGATTCTTGGAGAGAacaaaagaaataggaaaaataatagGATGGGCACCACAAGTAGCAATTTTATCTCATCCATCAATAGGAGGATTTGTGTTGCATTGTAGATGGAATTCAATACTAGAAAGTGTACATTTTGGTGTACCAATTGCAACATTGCCACTCTATGCAGAACAACAAATGAATGCATTTTTATTAGTGAAAGAATTAGGACTTGGCGAAGAGATAAAATTGGACTATGTTGTtgattttgaaggaaaaaataatcaagtGGATATAGTAAGTGCTCAAGAAATTGAAAGTGGTTTATTAAA GTTGATGGTGAAAAGTGAAGAGAATGAAgtgaggaaaaaaatgaaggaaatgaAGGAGAAGAGTAGAGTAGCTATGGAGGAAGGTGGATCATCTTATAACTCTCTTGGTTTTCTTATTAAGGATATaatcacaaatatttaa